GGCTGCTGCTATTTCTCCTGCTACACGCTCAGCAACGTGGTAGTTGAGTTTGAACGTCTTCTTGTCTGTTAATACACTGCCACCTATCTTTATAACACGAACTCGAGTATGTCGCCCAACCCCGTCCCGGGTTTGCATATCCCATATACCCTCTGAAGCGATGGTGTCCATTTACAGTCTGCACGTGGTGTTTCAACACCGTAGAGGAGATAGAATACCGCGTTATCCGCACGCTGAACGAGCTTAAAGACGTCCTCCCTGCTTTCTCTCAGACGTTGTACAGCTTCTAGCACTGCTAGCCCGCTTAGCCTAGTAAGGGCAGAGAGAAGTGGATCACCTAGAACTTCTACTACTTCTTCTCCTATGTCTTCCTCGCCTACGAGCTCTAGTTCTAGCCTCGTACCCGTGGAGAGTTCTACCGGTTCCTCACCACGTCGGTAAACTATGCTCTTGCCTAGCATTATGGCTTCTCTGAGCCCATCTATGTAGTCTAGGCCAACGCCGGCCTCGTCGTCGATGCTGCTGGCAGAATCAAGCATCTCGCGCGAGTCGAGTTCGTAGCCTGCAGCCTCTACAACGCTCTTAACTATAGCTAGAGTCGTTGCTGCATATATTGATGCAGCTGGTGGATACGCTATCGCGTCACTAGTCCTTATTACTATGGATGCCTTTATGGGCTGCTCAAGTCTAGCCGCTAGGGTGTCCACAAACGACTTTACAGCTATATCGTAGCGCCATCCAAGCCTAACACCGTCTATGGTTGTCGATGTTGTCTCGCTTTCCTCAACCTCGACATCTATAGAGAAAACCGGGTTAGGAGTAATGAGTACTATATAGGGGTTTATCTTACCTGGTATGGGCACCCCCGCAAACACCAATGCCAACGGGAACTCGTACACTGCTAGCTACACACCCCGCTATAGCTGGCTCTACTAGCATCATTCCCATGCTGCATAAAGACTCTAGTACACCTGGATAGCTGCATAGCCTACGACGCTGCTCTTATCGCCTGCAACATCACCGCTGGTAGCGTATCTGAGGAGTTTTGCTGCTGTAGCCCCAGCTCCACGTGCGTAGTAGAGCATAGCCATTACTGGGCCAGGTCCACACATGCTTATGCCGTGTTCCTGTACGACCTGGTAGAGCTTCTCAGGGCTTAGAGCGAGTATAGCATCTATTGCAAGTTTATCCTTGGCTGCAGCTACGTCGTGTGGTTCGTAGTGGGTAAAGTCACTACTAGCTAGCACAACTACGTCGCGCCCAGTAGCCTCCACTGCCTCCAGTATTGCTTTGCCAAGATCCTCGGCTACCTCGGGAGTCTGCTCATATACTACTATAGGGACTATGCGAAAGCGGCTTTCGAATAAATATTGAAGGAATGGTACTTGTACCTCAACACTATGCTCGTAAAGGTGAGCCTTCTCATCGGGTACCGCATAACTACTAGCATCTATTATGGCACGGGATAACTCTGCGTCAACCTCAACCTCACCAAGCGGTGTGACCCAGACTCCCCTTGGGTACACTGATACTATTTCTCCCAGTCCAGTATGGTTCGGACCTATGATAATGTACGTCTCTGCCGCCCCCTCAGCCGCTATCTGGAAATAAGCGTTAGCCGCTACGGGACCGCTATACATGTAGCCCGCATGAGGTACTACGAAGCCCTTACTTGCTGGCCGTCTTTCATCACTAACTAATGGTAGCTTGCCGGGGCCCAGAGGATGCCGGAAAGCCCACTCTATTTGTGCCCGAAGAGCTTCTGGATCAGCTTCGTAGAACATGCCAGCAACTGCTGGTAGCCTCTTATCACCAATAATACGGCCAGAATAGATGGCCATGCCAGCCCACCACATATCTTTGAGGAAGCCCCTGTTACGAATCTATACCGCTAGGCAAGTAATTGTATTTCCGCCGAGACATTGGATCATAGGTAGAGCTGCAGAGTTTATACAGGGAATCCGACGGGATGTTCTGAAAGCCGACAGACCAATGTGGCCCCAAGGGGCTTAATTATAACCGGGTAGAAAGAGTGATGAAATGTGTCTGTTCTAAAATTCTTGTCCAGCGTTCTTAGCGGCGACGTACCTTGAACTCAAACGCCTCCGGAGGCTCAGGCAGATCCTGGTCCGGCTGCAGCTTACCTTGCTCTCTGAGTATCTCTCTTGTTAGTATCCAATATGTTAGCGCCAGACTCCTCCTACCCTTGTTGTTAACGGGTATAACTAGATCTATGTTCTCTATACGGTTATCCGTGTCGGCAAGCGCTACTGTTGGTATACCCATACGAGCTGCCTCGTCTACCGCTTGACTATCGGCACGTGGATCACTTATTATTATTACATCAGGTTCTATGTACCATTCGAGGCTAGGGTTGGTAAATGTACCTGGCAGGATTCTACCTGTTAGAGCCTTACAGCCTATGTATGTACAGAACTTTTGAACCGGCCTCTGACCATACTGCCTAACGGATACAGCGACTATTTTGGAGGGGTCGAAACGTGCTAGGAACTTTGCTGCCACTCTAAGCCTCTCATCAGTCTTTCTGATGTCAAGTATGTATAGTCCATCAGGCCTAACACGGTATACGAACTTCCTCATATACGCTGTACATATATGTGTACCTATGTGCATACCTGCTGAGAGGTATCGCTCAAGAGGCACCAGTAGCTCGACTGTCCTACCGCCGATCTCGACCTGCTGACGGCCTAGCTCCTGACTCACAACCATACACCCCGCGTCATCCGTGCCTGGATAGAGGGCTAATATAAGCCTGGCAGCTTGCAAGAGACAAGGTTAGATAGTTATAGTACACGTTTAAATCTACGTACCTCATATATTGCGGGTACATGCGCCAGGAGTGTCCTCCTACAACAATACCTCTTAATGCCGAGGTCATCCAATACCCTACCTGGCTCTTCGCCGCCTTCTACGCGCTTACGGAAATCCTCCCAGTACTGGGCAAGGGGTGTTCCACAAGTGAAACAACGAACAGGAACTATCAAGGATGCTTCACCTATAGCTCTTCTGCCAACGTCTCCTCGCGCTTCTCCTCATAGGCTTCTCGGGCTCTGTCTGCCTCGGGTCACCAGCTAGCATTGAACGATCGTACTCCTCGTATATCTTGCGTAGCTCTTCGCTACCAGTATATGCTACTAGTCCTCTTGCTATCGCCATTCTTACCGCATCAGCCTGACTCATATAGCCGCCTCCTTTAACAGTGACACGTATGTCTACACTGTTAGCTATATCCTGGCCAGCTAGTAGTAGAGGCTCCATCATTTTCCAGCGAGCCATCTCTATAGGCCATATCTCTATGGGTACGCCATTTATCCATACACGACCCTTACCGGGCTTTATCACTGCCCTGGCTATGCTTGTCTTCCTCCTACCGCTAGAGATGACTATTCTAATAGGCTTCTCGGCCTGAACATAAGCACCAAGCAGCCTAGGCATCTGAGCCGCCTCGCTCGTCAAGGCCTAGTAGCCACCCCCTTCCATCCAAGCCTCTCAGCTAGCTCACCTACGCGTATAAACTTGTGACCCAGCTTCTTTGCGTCCGCGAACTCGAACTTCTGGAACTTCTTATTGCTTAATTCCTCGGGGACGCCAATGTATACGCGTAGGCGGCGTGCAGCCTCACGCCCCTTCTGCTTGCTCCTCGGGAGCATGCCGAGAACAGCTTTGCGTACAATGGCTATCGGACTGCGTGGTCTGTGAGGAGCCCACTTGTATGGATTAACGTGTACCTTTAGCTCCCACCATATGCGGTAGCTCTTAATCACCATATGTGGGTCGCCGCTCACTACAGCTTTCTCGGCGTTAACTATGTATACACGGTATCCTTCTAGCAGCTTCTTTGCCACCTCGGAGGCTAGCCTGCCTAGTACTTGGTCAGTAGCATCTATGTAGAGTACTCTTTCTGGAGGCTTAGGCGCCGCAATCTTAACTGCCATCTCTAGCGTCCCCCGCGGCTCTAGCGCTGCAGCCTAGTTTATATTATGATTTTCACCCGGCTGCCACGCGGGTTTTCCTCTACTAGCTGCAGTATGTGCATTACTTTGCCGCCTGCAGCACGTATCTTCTCTACGGCCTGCTCGCTGAATCCGAGTGCCGCTACCGTTACCGGGTGGTCTATGGTCCCTGCACCGAGAACCTTGCCTGGAACTACGACGATATCGCCATCCTCGGTATACCTGTTTATCTTGCTTATATTTACTGCTACCCGTAGCCGGCGTGGTCTATCGATTAACTCAGCTACATATCTCCATATTGGAGCGTTGTTCTTATTCGCTGCACTCCTCAGTATACGTATAGTCTTCCTTACGACTATGTTTGTTGGCCCAGTTCTCTTTGTGGTCTGCATGGCTGCTCCACCTGCCGTTACTCTTCCTCCCGGCGTAGACGCGCTATCTCTGAGAGTAGGTTTTCAGCCTTCCTCACAATGGCACGGACGGCTTCGCGTACAACTTCTTCGGGCGGAAGAGCGCCAGTAGACTCTATCTTAAACAAGAACTGGTTATCATCGAAGCGCAGTTGTACCGCATCGCCACAGCGCTTTACCACGCACCAGTATAAGGCGGAAGTGTTCACATCATCTGTTATCTTTAGTTCGCCCTTACCTAGTTTCTTCATCTGCTCTGCTACCCAGGGATAGGAGGCTTCTATACATTCTATACATTCCTTGCTTGCTTTTTCTAGGTCAAATACTAGTATTGGGAGGTATTTGTGGACTGCAACACTTACTGGCATCCATTTTGCGTGCTCACGCCCATAACCTAGTCTTGCATAAGCTTGTAGCCTTAGACGCTGATCAGGAGCCATAATGACTATCGGTATGTTTTCAAACGCTGGCTTCACGTCAGGATCGCTAGTCTCCAGATCGCCACTGTAAACTACACGTTCTTCACGGGGCCCTGTCTCAACGTCCAGCCTTAGTGTCACATAGCAGTCAGGGTCACCGAGCTGGGCATTAGCACACTCTTCTGGCCTCTTATACTTCTTCAATGCTTCGCTACTAGTGAGCGGGATTAAGCCTAGTCGATGAGCTATGATCTCGTCGTAGAGTACAGTATTGTTGTCAAACACTTCAACAATGTCTATGGCCATTACAGGGACTTCTATGTAGCATGCACGCCTTATCGCGTTTACCAGGGGCAGAGATGCACCCCTTATGGATAGGCGGAGTTTGTTGCTGGACTTCTCAAGTACACATATCTCCATGGCTGCTACCTCTCTACGTCTCTAAACCCTGGCAGATGTATACCTTCTCATTACAATCAACAAGCTGGAGCAGAGACTCCATAAAATAGCTGGTTAAAGAAACAGTTTGAGTACATCGTACTTGCTCTCCATTAGACACGGCGGCCCCTTCTGCCGCCAGGCCTGCGCGTGGTGTCGTGCGGCAAGGGCGTGACGTCCTCAATTCTTCCTATGATGAAGCCAGCCCTGGCTAGTGCACGTATTGCCGCTTGCGCGCCAGGACCTGGTGTCTTAGGACCGTGTCCGCCCGGTGCGCGCACC
The window above is part of the Pyrodictium delaneyi genome. Proteins encoded here:
- a CDS encoding 50S ribosomal protein L18e; translated protein: MQTTKRTGPTNIVVRKTIRILRSAANKNNAPIWRYVAELIDRPRRLRVAVNISKINRYTEDGDIVVVPGKVLGAGTIDHPVTVAALGFSEQAVEKIRAAGGKVMHILQLVEENPRGSRVKIII
- the rpsB gene encoding 30S ribosomal protein S2 — translated: MVVSQELGRQQVEIGGRTVELLVPLERYLSAGMHIGTHICTAYMRKFVYRVRPDGLYILDIRKTDERLRVAAKFLARFDPSKIVAVSVRQYGQRPVQKFCTYIGCKALTGRILPGTFTNPSLEWYIEPDVIIISDPRADSQAVDEAARMGIPTVALADTDNRIENIDLVIPVNNKGRRSLALTYWILTREILREQGKLQPDQDLPEPPEAFEFKVRRR
- a CDS encoding DNA-directed RNA polymerase subunit N, which translates into the protein MIVPVRCFTCGTPLAQYWEDFRKRVEGGEEPGRVLDDLGIKRYCCRRTLLAHVPAIYEVRRFKRVL
- the amrB gene encoding AmmeMemoRadiSam system protein B; its protein translation is MAIYSGRIIGDKRLPAVAGMFYEADPEALRAQIEWAFRHPLGPGKLPLVSDERRPASKGFVVPHAGYMYSGPVAANAYFQIAAEGAAETYIIIGPNHTGLGEIVSVYPRGVWVTPLGEVEVDAELSRAIIDASSYAVPDEKAHLYEHSVEVQVPFLQYLFESRFRIVPIVVYEQTPEVAEDLGKAILEAVEATGRDVVVLASSDFTHYEPHDVAAAKDKLAIDAILALSPEKLYQVVQEHGISMCGPGPVMAMLYYARGAGATAAKLLRYATSGDVAGDKSSVVGYAAIQVY
- a CDS encoding DNA-directed RNA polymerase subunit D; this translates as MEICVLEKSSNKLRLSIRGASLPLVNAIRRACYIEVPVMAIDIVEVFDNNTVLYDEIIAHRLGLIPLTSSEALKKYKRPEECANAQLGDPDCYVTLRLDVETGPREERVVYSGDLETSDPDVKPAFENIPIVIMAPDQRLRLQAYARLGYGREHAKWMPVSVAVHKYLPILVFDLEKASKECIECIEASYPWVAEQMKKLGKGELKITDDVNTSALYWCVVKRCGDAVQLRFDDNQFLFKIESTGALPPEEVVREAVRAIVRKAENLLSEIARLRREEE
- a CDS encoding 50S ribosomal protein L13, producing the protein MAVKIAAPKPPERVLYIDATDQVLGRLASEVAKKLLEGYRVYIVNAEKAVVSGDPHMVIKSYRIWWELKVHVNPYKWAPHRPRSPIAIVRKAVLGMLPRSKQKGREAARRLRVYIGVPEELSNKKFQKFEFADAKKLGHKFIRVGELAERLGWKGVATRP
- a CDS encoding 30S ribosomal protein S9, with the protein product MPRLLGAYVQAEKPIRIVISSGRRKTSIARAVIKPGKGRVWINGVPIEIWPIEMARWKMMEPLLLAGQDIANSVDIRVTVKGGGYMSQADAVRMAIARGLVAYTGSEELRKIYEEYDRSMLAGDPRQTEPEKPMRRSARRRWQKSYR